Proteins encoded in a region of the Pieris brassicae chromosome 3, ilPieBrab1.1, whole genome shotgun sequence genome:
- the LOC123707415 gene encoding NADH-cytochrome b5 reductase-like gives MKAPVEPSQEDCCNSGCNPCIYDIYEKQLKLYEKYKNSHHVATDLKANGILQGEYTSFVVTNVFNLCNMHKLVKFKKKDSGDRVCWKVGEHFYILFKKDNNKCSRPYTPIKPNEDDCDFEIIVKVYENGLVSNYLYNLVKGDTTLWRGPYGRYEVTPNKFNNIIFIAQGTGIIPFISIIQEILNNEDDMSKILLYYCTHSIETILFREELYSKKSFWNFSYKVYLSLSSNSVVKYEEPILERKLDVGDIDLLKPAVFNQYVLCGSNEFMSFYKKNLVTNEISSQNIVLL, from the coding sequence ATGAAGGCTCCAGTTGAGCCAAGTCAAGAAGATTGTTGTAATAGTGGATGTAATCCttgtatttatgatatttatgaGAAGCAATTAAAGctttatgaaaaatacaaaaatagtcaTCATGTGGCTACAGACCTTAAGGCAAATGGAATCTTGCAGGGTGAATACACATCATTTGTAGTAACTAATGTTTTCAACTTATGTAACATGCATAAGctggtaaaatttaaaaaaaaggatagTGGTGACAGAGTATGCTGGAAAGTAGgtgaacatttttatattttatttaaaaaagacaaCAACAAATGTTCTCGTCCCTATACACCCATAAAACCTAATGAAGATGATtgtgattttgaaattatagtaAAGGTATATGAAAATGGCTTAGtctcaaattatttatataatttagtcaAAGGAGATACTACTTTGTGGAGAGGGCCATATGGAAGGTATGAAGTTAcaccaaataaatttaataatattatttttattgctcaAGGAACAGGTATTATACCATTCATCTCTATTATtcaagaaattttaaataacgaaGATGATatgagtaaaatattattgtattattgcaCCCATTCGatagaaacaattttatttagagaAGAGTTGTATAGCAAGAAGTCATTTTggaatttttcatacaaagtTTATCTAAGTTTAAGTTCAAATTCTGTAGTTAAATATGAGGAGCCAATCTTAGAAAGGAAATTAGATGTTGGAgatatagatttattaaaaccaGCTGTTTTCAATCAATATGTATTATGTGGATCAAATGAATTCATgagcttttataaaaaaaaccttgtaacaaatgaaatttcttcacaaaatatagtattactttag
- the LOC123707416 gene encoding dolichol-phosphate mannosyltransferase subunit 1 — protein MAATGVDSEITKSDKYSILLPTYNERENLPIIIWLIIKYLDGSGIDFEVIIIDDGSPDGTIEVAKQLQNLYGSNKIVLRPREKKLGLGTAYIHGIKHATGNFIIIMDADLSHHPKFIPEFIEVQKENDYDIVTGTRYMNGGGVYGWDFKRKLISRGANFLTQMLLRPGVSDLTGSFRLYKKDVLLKLVESCVSKGYVFQMEMIIRARQLNFSIGEVPITFVDRVYGESKLGGTEIIQFAKALLYLFATT, from the exons ATGGCGGCCACTGGAGTAGATTCAGAAATTACTAAAAGCGATAAATATTCGATATTATTACCCACATACAACGAAAGAGAAAATCTTCCTATTATCATATGGCTAATAATCAAATACCTAGATGGAAG TGGAATAGATTTTGAAGTGATAATAATTGATGATGGAAGCCCCGATGGAACAATAGAGGTTGCTAagcaattacaaaatttatacgGCTCTAATAAAATCGTGCTACGACCTCGCGAGAAGAAATTAGGACTTGGCACTGCTTACATTCATGGCATTAAACATGCGACCGgcaactttattattattatggatGCCGACCTAAGTCACCAC ccTAAATTTATTCCTGAGTTCATAGAGGTGCAGAAAGAAAATGACTATGATATAGTTACTGGCACTCGCTATATGAATGGAGGAGGGGTATATGGTTGGGACTTTAAGCGAAAATTAATATCTAGAGGTGCCAACTTTTTAACTCAAATGCTACTAAGACCTGGTGTGTCAGACTTAACAGGTTCATTTAG GTTATACAAAAAAGATGTTCTACTGAAACTCGTAGAAAGTTGTGTGTCAAAGGGATATGTGTTTCAAATGGAAATGATAATCAg aGCCCGACAGCTAAACTTCAGTATAGGTGAGGTGCCCATCACATTTGTGGATAGAGTGTATGGGGAATCTAAGCTTGGTGGTACTGAAATTATTCAGTTTGCAAAGGCTCTCCTATATTTATTTGCTACCACATAA
- the LOC123707292 gene encoding NF-kappa-B inhibitor-interacting Ras-like protein has translation MGKTSKVVVCGMKGVGKTAILEQLIYGCVNLKSSFYPTIEDIYVANIETDRGTKERVCFYDTAGLEPPLTGELKGPPQSPTMQLTANQVLQRHYLGFAEGFVMVYDTTRPESLDVLMYLKKDIDRNKDKKEVVMLVIGNRTGPDDVNCLENTCSKASNWCSREKIRHFEVSAMDRPSLYEPFIFMTTKLNPVQNKTAFPQLSTLSKLTQKNNRSEAM, from the exons ATGGGAAAAACTAGCAAAGTTGTTGTTTGCGGAATGAAAGGAGTGGGTAAAACTGCGATTTTAGAGCAGCTTATTTATGGctgtgttaatttaaaatcgtcGTTCTACCCAACAATTGAAGATATATATGTTGCTAATATTGAGACTGACCGTGGTACTAAAGAACGGGTATGTTTCTATGATACAGCTGGTTTGGAACCTCCGCTCACAGGCGAGTTAAAAG GACCTCCACAGTCTCCTACTATGCAGCTGACAGCAAACCAAGTTCTTCAGAGACACTACCTAGGTTTTGCTGAGGGCTTTGTTATGGTGTATGATACTACAAGACCTGAATCACTTGACGtacttatgtatttaaaaaaggatatTGATAgaaataaagacaaaaaagAG GTTGTAATGCTAGTCATTGGAAATCGTACAGGGCCAGATGATGTGAATTGCCTTGAAAATACTTGCTCGAAAGCATCAAATTGGTGTTCAAGAGAAAAAATTCGACACTTTGAAGTATCAGCCATGGACCGACCATCATTATATGAACCGTTCATATTTATGACAACCAAACTTAATCCTGTTCAAAATAAGACAGCTTTTCCACAACTTAGTACGCTAAGTAAGTTAACACAGAAGAATAACAGAAGTGAAGCAATGTAA
- the LOC123707631 gene encoding heparan-alpha-glucosaminide N-acetyltransferase-like has protein sequence MLGQFNNVGVRNCNGTKLRYDQACLEIITDGPVTFWSQYEECEDCMLLETANLKKSGPVVLETISPIRYAIQSEDNEICNGTYEFEEFGQYSINVANDSHNCQPRMTAEPDAAYLPILTAVVVLLSLATLWYIVKGILKIIIAGRFYSRYFAREDNELGSETRVIVTSEPRSPTRSRLRSLDIFRGFSIALMIFVNAGGGGYSIFTHAAWNGLTVADVVFPWFAFAMGESLVLSLNARLRTSLPRIAALKQVAQRSLLMSIVGICLSSVNASWYDVRWPGVLQRLAAMYLIVGALECAFMRTSQNITPGRSLFRDVAAGWQQWLATALLVAIQVCITLTVSAPGCPRGYVGPGGLHRTALGDFSLVNCTGGIAGYIDRLILGSSHLYKGGSFRKIYMPLQPHDPEGLLGILSGVLVVQAGAHATRIMLVYNHARARIMRWVFWSIVFSVVGGALCEFSKNGGPIPINKNLWSVSYCLVTAGMAFFIQAVLYFLVDLKTKWGGRPLYYAGQNALFLYIGSELLKRHFPLYWHVPAPTHSQLLATHATAMLIWLAVGVALHRKRIFITL, from the exons ATGCTTGGCCAGTTTAATAACGTTGGTGTTCGCAATTGCAATGGAACTAAACTGCGGTATGATCAAGCttgtttagaaataattactGATGGCCCAGTTACTTTTTGGAGCCAGTATGAGGAGTGTGAAGATTGCATGTTGTTGGAGACTGCCAACTTGAAGAAGTCAGGTCCTGTAGTCCTAGAAACGATCAGTCCCATACGATACGCTATTCAGAGCGAAGATAATGAAATTTGCAATG GTACCTATGAATTTGAAGAGTTTGGTCAGTATAGCATCAACGTTGCAAATGATAGTCATAACTGCCAGCCCCGGATGACAGCAGAGCCTGATGCAGCTTACCTCCCAATACTTACAGCGGTAGTTGTGTTATTGTCTTTGGCCACACTGTGGTATATTGTTAAAGGAATTCTAAAGATAATCATCGCTGGACGCTTCTACTCCAGATACTTTGCAAG AGAGGATAATGAACTCGGCTCCGAAACACGCGTGATAGTTACAAGTGAACCTAGGTCCCCTACGAGATCTAGACTGCGTTCGCTAGACATCTTTAGAGGATTCTCCATTGCGCTTATG ATATTCGTGAATGCCGGAGGCGGTGGCTATAGTATATTCACTCACGCCGCCTGGAACGGATTGACAGTTGCTGATGTGGTGTTCCCATGGTTCGCCTTCGCTATGGGCGAGTCTTTGGTATTGTCACTTAACGCCCGGCTGAGGACCTCTTTGCCGAGAATCGCGGCTCTTAAACAG GTGGCCCAAAGATCCCTATTAATGTCCATAGTAGGCATCTGCCTAAGTTCAGTGAATGCGTCATGGTATGATGTCCGCTGGCCTGGAGTGTTGCAGCGCTTGGCTGCTATGTACCTCATTGTTGGTGCTCTCGAGTGTGCCTTTATGAGGACCAGTCAGAATATTACGCCAG gTCGATCCCTGTTCCGTGATGTCGCGGCGGGCTGGCAACAATGGCTGGCCACAGCTCTTTTGGTCGCTATtcag GTGTGTATAACATTAACTGTGTCGGCGCCTGGTTGTCCCCGGGGGTATGTGGGACCCGGAGGTCTTCACCGCACTGCATTAGGTGATTTCTCGCTGGTCAACTGCACTGGTGGTATCGCAGGATATATTGACAG ATTAATCCTCGGCTCTTCCCACTTGTACAAGGGTGGTAGCTTCCGCAAGATCTACATGCCCCTACAGCCCCACGATCCCGAGGGATTGTTGGGAATTCTCTCGGGCGTGCTGGTCGTACAGGCGGGCGCGCACGCAACGAGAATTATGCTTGTCTATAACCACGCCAG GGCAAGGATAATGCGATGGGTTTTCTGGTCGATTGTATTCAGCGTAGTTGGTGGCGCCCTCTGTGAATTTTCCAAAAATGGCGGACCAATCCCAATCAACAAGAACCTTTGGTCCGTGTCTTATTGCTTGGTGACAGCTGGGATGGCGTTCTTTATACAGGCCGTGTTATATTTCTTGGTGGATTTGAAGACAAAGTGGGGTGGTCGCCCCTTGTACTACGCAG gaCAAAACGCCCTCTTCCTGTATATCGGTAGTGAGCTTCTAAAACGTCATTTTCCGTTATACTGGCATGTGCCAGCCCCAACACACAGCCAATTACTGGCAACACACGCGACCGCCATGTTGATTTGGCTGGCCGTCGGTGTTGCCCTACATAGAAAGCGGATCTTTATAACGCTCTAA